The genomic region CATTTCCATATCTCCGACAACCAAAAGTGAAAGATGAGGGCGAAGAGGGGCGGGGAACCCCATGAAGACGTGCGGTCTCCATCCATGACTCTAGTCAAACCGGGAGAGGATTGCAACGCGCCCACCCGGCCACTGTCCCCTTGGACACGGCCCGCCGGAAAAGGATTCGCCCGTCCCGGGAAAGTGCGGATTACTCCCGTTTATCCACAAACCGGGGGGAGTAATTGAGGTTCGGGCGGTAGGCGCTCAGCGCCTTTCCCTTCTTGGAGATGTGGCCCAGGAGGCCGCGAACCTCCTCCCTTCGCCCCTGCAAGCGAGCGGCGATGGCCTGTTCCAATTCCTGTATCCGTGAGATGCGCCCGCGCACGCTGCCCAGCGCCTCGTTCGTCCGTGCCAGCTCGCCCTCGGACAACGCTGCCTGCTCCACCCTCTTCCAGAGGGATTGCGAGGCGCTTGTACGGGATTCGATTTCCCGCTGCAGGGCTTCTTTCTCCTGGAGCAATTCTGCCAGACCTGCCAGATCGGGCCTGCCCAGCAATTCCATCTCCTGCTCGCAAATCACCGCCAACGCGCCCAAAAGGCGCTGATCTTCCTCGACGAAAAGATCAACTTCCTTCAACAAAGAGATGAAATTCGCCATCCTTTTCTCCAACAGAAGAGCGAACGGCAAAAATCCGGCAAACCCGGAGTCTTTCCATCAACCAGGGATTGTTTTTTCTCCCGCCGTTTGACCCAACCCCCGGAAAATTCATTGATCGCTTCCGTTTCATATGTATGATAACCGGATGGGGGGGGCAACAGGAACACACTCCCTTTTCAGTCTCATCGCTCCCCACGGGAGCCCTTCGACAAGAGAAACCGAATGAGCGGCGGGCAAAAATCGTTTTCCGGGCGTGTTCTCCTGGCCGAGGACGACCCCATGAGCCGCCTCGCCACCCAGGAGATGCTCTCGTTCCTCGGCTGCCGGGTAGAGGCCGCCCCGGACGGTCTCGAGGCCTTCGCGCACTACGAAGCCTCCGAATTCGATTTGATCATCCTCGACATCTCCATGCCCGGACTGGACGGGTTCGAGACCGCCCGCCGAATCCGAAGCAGCCAAAAGCCCGGCTCGCAAAACATCCCCATCGTCGCGATGACGGGGCATGACGACCCCGAACAACAAAACGCCCACCGGGCCGCCGGAACGAACGACCTCCTCCTGAAGCCCGCCACCCTTTCGGCATTGAGTGAAATCCTTGAGCGGTGGCTCTCCTCCCCGTGCGAGAAGCCAAGCGAGCGGCAAGGCGGATATCCCCCCTCCGCCGACGACGCGGAGGCGGAGGGGCTCTATCTCCCCCCCCTTCTCGAGCTCGCCGCACTTCAAGGGCCCGGCGAAAGCGACATCATCCAGGAATTGGCCAACATCTTCCTGAAGGAAATGCCCTCCCGGCTGTCCGTCCTGTCCCAGGCGCTGGGAGAGAAAGACTTCCTGCGG from bacterium harbors:
- a CDS encoding response regulator produces the protein MSGGQKSFSGRVLLAEDDPMSRLATQEMLSFLGCRVEAAPDGLEAFAHYEASEFDLIILDISMPGLDGFETARRIRSSQKPGSQNIPIVAMTGHDDPEQQNAHRAAGTNDLLLKPATLSALSEILERWLSSPCEKPSERQGGYPPSADDAEAEGLYLPPLLELAALQGPGESDIIQELANIFLKEMPSRLSVLSQALGEKDFLRLEEAVHTIKGSCGVISALRMAALCEIIEESTKEKENHAIERHIRSLHEEYTRVEKQLAAKPWKTARPDIPCGAARRPDTRA